From a single Serratia surfactantfaciens genomic region:
- a CDS encoding 6-phospho-beta-glucosidase translates to MNALKIAVIGGGSSYTPELVDGLIQRIEELPVTELALVDVEPGRQKVEIIAALTRRMLARHGLEQVKVSVHFALDEAIRGAAFVLTQFRVGQLPARAADERLGLKYQLLGQETTGVGGFAKALRTIPVMLDIARRVEKLAPDAWIINFTNPAGIVTEAVSRFTKAKIIGLCNVPISMHHMIANMLQAPYADVQLRFAGLNHMVWVHQVTQQGRDVTAKVIDMLCDGAALTMNNIKEEPWQPDFLRALGAIPCPYHRYFYQTREMLAEEMAAAGERGTRAEQVMQVEKELFELYADPQLNTKPEQLSFRGGSFYSEVALELIRAIHNNLGTQLVVNTANRGAIHGLPDDAVIEINCIVDAQGAHPLTFGPLPEPMQALTQQVKAYERLTIEAAVHGDRRSGLLALIANPLVGNANLAQPLLDEVLAINAPYLPQFR, encoded by the coding sequence ATGAACGCGCTCAAAATCGCCGTGATCGGCGGCGGCAGCAGCTATACCCCCGAGCTGGTCGATGGGCTGATCCAACGCATCGAGGAACTGCCGGTCACCGAACTGGCGTTGGTGGACGTCGAACCGGGCCGGCAAAAAGTGGAAATCATCGCCGCCCTGACCCGCCGCATGCTGGCGCGCCACGGGCTGGAGCAGGTGAAGGTCAGCGTGCACTTCGCGCTGGACGAGGCGATTCGCGGCGCCGCTTTCGTGCTGACCCAGTTCCGCGTCGGGCAACTGCCGGCGCGCGCCGCCGACGAACGGCTGGGCCTGAAATACCAGCTGCTCGGTCAGGAGACCACCGGCGTCGGCGGCTTCGCCAAGGCGCTGCGCACCATCCCGGTGATGCTGGATATTGCCCGCCGGGTGGAAAAACTGGCGCCGGACGCCTGGATCATCAACTTCACCAACCCGGCCGGCATCGTCACCGAGGCGGTATCCCGCTTCACCAAGGCGAAGATCATCGGCCTGTGCAACGTACCGATCAGCATGCACCACATGATCGCCAACATGCTGCAGGCGCCCTACGCCGATGTGCAGCTGCGATTCGCCGGTCTGAACCACATGGTCTGGGTGCATCAGGTCACGCAGCAGGGACGCGACGTCACCGCCAAGGTGATCGACATGCTGTGCGACGGCGCGGCGCTGACCATGAACAACATCAAGGAAGAGCCCTGGCAGCCGGACTTCCTGCGCGCGCTCGGCGCCATCCCCTGCCCGTATCATCGCTATTTTTACCAGACCCGCGAGATGCTGGCGGAAGAGATGGCCGCCGCCGGCGAGCGCGGCACCCGCGCGGAACAGGTGATGCAGGTGGAAAAAGAGCTGTTCGAGCTGTATGCCGATCCGCAGTTGAACACGAAACCGGAGCAGCTCAGCTTCCGCGGCGGTTCTTTCTATTCCGAAGTTGCGCTGGAGCTGATTCGTGCTATCCATAATAATCTCGGCACGCAATTAGTGGTCAACACCGCAAACCGCGGCGCAATCCATGGCCTGCCGGACGATGCTGTGATAGAAATCAACTGTATCGTCGATGCCCAGGGCGCGCATCCGCTGACTTTCGGCCCGCTGCCGGAACCGATGCAGGCGCTGACGCAGCAGGTAAAAGCCTACGAACGCCTGACCATCGAAGCTGCGGTGCACGGCGATCGCCGCAGCGGGTTGCTGGCGCTGATCGCTAATCCGCTGGTGGGCAACGCCAATCTGGCGCAGCCGCTGCTGGACGAAGTGTTGGCGATCAACGCGCCGTATTTGCCGCAGTTCAGGTAA
- a CDS encoding sensor histidine kinase: MYEFNQVLLLLQQMCVYLVIAYLLSKTPLFIPLMQVTIRLPHKLLCYVIFSVFCIMGTYFGLHIQDSIANTRAIGAVLGGLLGGPSVGFLVGLTGGLHRYTLGGMTDVACAISTVSEGLVGGIVHSIAMRRGRIELLFNPLFVGGVALVAEVLQMAIILAVARPYDEALQLVEHIALPMMIANTVGAAMFMQILLDRRAMFEKYTSAFSSKALKIAERTEGILRQGFDQENSMKVARVIYQELGIGAVAITDRDKLLAFIGIGDDHHLPGTPIASVHSHRAIDNNEVVYADGNQLSYCCSINPACKLGSTLVIPLRGENQQVIGTIKLYEPKSQLFSTINRTLGEGIASLLSAQIMAGQYERHKQLLAQSEIKLLHAQVNPHFLFNALNTLVAVIRRDGERACELVQSLSTFFRKNLKRSDDEVSLADEIEHVNAYLQIEKARFADRLEIAVSLPEALLAVRLPAFSLQPIVENAIKHGTSHLLGVGRIEIGACCEGEHLLLQVTDNAGLFQPKPNCSGLGMNLVDKRIRVRYGEGYGVRVDCRPDAYTRITLNVPMERAA, from the coding sequence ATGTATGAATTTAACCAGGTGCTGTTGCTGTTGCAGCAGATGTGCGTCTATCTCGTTATCGCCTATCTGCTGAGCAAAACCCCGCTGTTTATCCCACTGATGCAAGTGACCATTCGCCTGCCGCACAAGCTGCTGTGCTATGTGATCTTCTCGGTGTTCTGCATCATGGGCACCTATTTCGGGCTGCACATTCAGGATTCGATCGCCAACACCCGTGCGATAGGCGCGGTTCTGGGCGGGCTGCTGGGCGGGCCGTCGGTGGGCTTTCTGGTCGGGCTGACCGGCGGCCTGCATCGCTATACGCTCGGCGGCATGACCGACGTGGCCTGTGCGATCTCCACGGTGTCGGAAGGTCTGGTCGGCGGCATTGTACACAGCATCGCCATGCGCCGCGGGCGCATCGAGCTGCTGTTCAACCCGCTGTTCGTCGGCGGCGTGGCGCTGGTGGCGGAGGTGCTGCAGATGGCGATCATTCTGGCGGTGGCACGCCCTTACGACGAGGCGTTGCAGCTGGTGGAACACATCGCGCTGCCGATGATGATCGCCAATACCGTCGGCGCGGCGATGTTTATGCAAATCCTTCTGGACAGGCGCGCCATGTTCGAGAAGTACACCAGCGCCTTTTCGTCCAAGGCGTTGAAGATCGCCGAGCGCACCGAGGGCATTCTGCGGCAGGGGTTCGATCAGGAAAACAGCATGAAGGTCGCCCGGGTGATTTATCAGGAGCTGGGCATCGGTGCGGTGGCGATCACCGATCGCGACAAGCTGCTGGCGTTCATCGGCATCGGCGACGATCACCACCTGCCGGGTACGCCGATCGCCTCGGTGCATTCGCATCGCGCCATCGACAACAACGAGGTGGTCTACGCCGACGGCAATCAGCTCTCTTACTGCTGCTCGATCAATCCGGCCTGCAAACTGGGATCGACGCTGGTGATCCCGCTGCGCGGCGAAAACCAGCAGGTCATCGGTACCATCAAGCTGTATGAACCGAAAAGCCAGCTGTTCAGCACCATCAACCGGACGCTGGGTGAAGGCATCGCCAGCCTGCTGTCGGCGCAGATCATGGCCGGACAGTACGAGCGCCACAAACAGCTGCTGGCGCAGTCGGAGATCAAGCTGCTGCATGCGCAGGTCAACCCGCATTTCCTGTTTAATGCGCTGAATACCCTGGTGGCGGTGATCCGTCGCGACGGCGAGCGCGCCTGCGAGCTGGTGCAGTCCCTCTCGACGTTCTTTCGCAAAAACCTCAAGCGCTCGGATGACGAAGTCAGCCTGGCGGACGAGATTGAACATGTGAACGCCTATCTGCAGATCGAGAAAGCGCGCTTCGCCGATCGGCTGGAGATCGCGGTATCGCTGCCGGAGGCGCTGTTGGCGGTGCGGCTGCCGGCGTTCTCGCTGCAACCGATCGTCGAGAACGCCATCAAGCATGGCACCTCGCACCTGTTGGGCGTGGGACGCATCGAAATCGGTGCCTGCTGTGAGGGTGAGCATCTGCTGCTGCAGGTGACGGACAACGCCGGGCTGTTCCAGCCGAAACCGAACTGCAGCGGGCTGGGGATGAACCTGGTGGATAAGCGCATTCGCGTGCGCTACGGCGAGGGCTATGGCGTACGGGTGGATTGCCGGCCGGACGCCTACACCCGCATTACGCTCAATGTTCCCATGGAGAGGGCCGCCTGA
- the ppiA gene encoding peptidylprolyl isomerase A: MFKRTLVTFVALCSLTAVAPAALAAGETHVMLTTSAGNIELALDSKKAPVSTQNFVDYVNSGYYNNTIFHRVIPGFMIQGGGFTADMQQKSTKAPIKNEADNGLRNLRGTISMARTADKDSATSQFFLNVADNAFLDHGQRDFGYAVFGKVVKGMDVVDKIAQVPTGNVGPYQNVPTKPVVILSAKVLP, translated from the coding sequence ATGTTCAAACGTACTTTAGTGACCTTCGTCGCGCTGTGTTCCCTGACCGCAGTGGCGCCAGCCGCACTCGCCGCCGGTGAGACCCACGTCATGCTGACGACCTCGGCGGGGAATATCGAATTGGCGCTCGACAGCAAGAAGGCACCGGTTTCTACCCAGAACTTCGTCGATTACGTGAACAGCGGGTACTACAACAACACCATTTTCCACCGCGTGATCCCGGGCTTCATGATCCAGGGCGGCGGTTTCACCGCTGACATGCAGCAGAAATCCACCAAGGCGCCAATCAAGAACGAAGCCGACAACGGCTTGCGCAACCTGCGCGGCACCATCTCGATGGCGCGCACTGCCGACAAGGACAGCGCCACCAGCCAGTTCTTCCTCAACGTGGCGGATAACGCCTTCCTGGATCACGGCCAGCGCGACTTCGGTTACGCGGTGTTCGGCAAAGTGGTGAAAGGCATGGACGTGGTGGACAAGATTGCTCAGGTACCAACCGGCAACGTCGGCCCATACCAGAATGTGCCGACCAAACCGGTGGTGATTCTGTCGGCCAAGGTGCTGCCGTAA
- the btsR gene encoding two-component system response regulator BtsR, whose protein sequence is MLNALIVDDEPSARDNLRHLLEAEAEIAIIGECANAIEAISQIHRLQPDVVFLDIQMPRISGLEMVGMLDPNRMPHIVFLTAYDEYAVQAFEEHAFDYLLKPAEPKRLSKTLQRLRQRSAPQDVAVLDESAGYLKYIPCTGHSRIYLLRFDEVLAIRSKLSGVFVVRSDGMECFTELTLRTLESRTPLVRCHRQYLVNLEQVREIRFEEGGAAEMIMSAGDPVPVSRRYLKALKEQLGLRG, encoded by the coding sequence ATGTTAAACGCTCTGATTGTTGACGATGAACCTTCCGCGCGCGACAACCTGCGCCATCTGCTGGAGGCCGAGGCGGAGATTGCGATTATCGGCGAATGCGCCAACGCCATCGAAGCCATCAGCCAGATCCACCGGCTGCAGCCGGACGTGGTGTTTCTCGATATCCAAATGCCGCGCATCAGCGGGCTGGAAATGGTCGGCATGCTGGATCCCAATCGCATGCCACACATCGTGTTTCTGACCGCCTACGACGAATACGCGGTGCAGGCGTTCGAAGAGCATGCCTTCGACTATCTGCTGAAGCCGGCGGAGCCGAAGCGGTTGAGCAAAACGCTGCAACGCCTGCGGCAGCGCAGTGCACCGCAGGACGTGGCGGTGCTGGATGAGAGCGCCGGTTACCTGAAATACATTCCCTGTACCGGCCACAGCCGCATCTATCTGCTGCGGTTCGACGAGGTGCTGGCGATCCGTTCCAAACTGAGCGGGGTATTTGTGGTGCGTAGCGACGGCATGGAGTGTTTCACCGAATTGACGCTGCGCACGCTGGAAAGCCGCACCCCGCTGGTGCGCTGCCATCGGCAGTATCTGGTCAATCTGGAGCAGGTGCGCGAGATCCGCTTCGAAGAGGGCGGCGCGGCGGAGATGATCATGTCGGCCGGCGATCCGGTTCCGGTCAGCCGGCGCTATTTGAAGGCGCTGAAGGAACAACTGGGGCTGCGGGGGTGA
- a CDS encoding PTS lactose/cellobiose transporter subunit IIA, which yields MTEISPEFESTIMELLVFSGSARSNALTALRQARAGDFAAAAKHMAESKEWVKKAHLIQTELIGLDEGCGKLAINLITVHAQDHLMNAMVIQDLAEDMIELYRRQSQMEGRP from the coding sequence ATGACTGAAATCAGCCCCGAGTTTGAAAGCACCATCATGGAACTGCTGGTGTTCTCCGGCAGCGCGCGCAGCAATGCGCTGACGGCGTTGCGGCAAGCGCGCGCCGGCGACTTCGCCGCCGCGGCCAAACACATGGCCGAATCCAAAGAGTGGGTGAAGAAGGCGCACCTGATCCAGACTGAGCTGATCGGTCTGGACGAAGGCTGTGGCAAGTTGGCGATCAACCTGATCACCGTGCATGCGCAGGATCATCTGATGAACGCCATGGTGATCCAGGATCTGGCCGAGGACATGATCGAGCTCTATCGCCGCCAGTCGCAGATGGAGGGCCGCCCATGA